The genomic window ATAAATTGACTGTTTGAAAGGGTTTTACTCTTGATTTGAAGATTTAGCGACTCTAAAGCCTGTAAATTGATCGGTGTATTCGGGAAAAAGCGGCATCCTTTCAGCAACTCTCACCCCGTCCTGGAAACTTGCATAACACCCGCCCTTTGCCACTTTATACATGCCTTTAGCTTTCCCTTTAGGGTTGATTTCACCTTCTTTGGGCGGGTTTTCACTATACCAATCTGCTGTCCATTCCCAAACATTGCCGCTCATGTCATAAGCACCTGAAGGGCTTTTAGCAAGCGTTGTTTTAACTTGCTCCAAATCGTTTGGATTAAGGGGCAGAAGATTTAAGCCATTGTAAAAGCCGACAGGCGTCGTTAATACGCTGCTCTCGTTTTTGAAAGGAGTATTAGAGTAGTTATAATTGCCAAGGCTTCGGTCGATATTATTTTTTTCAAAGCCGAATCGGTATTTTACGACAAAATCTTGATTGTAAGTGACGCTTGCAGCTTTCTCCCATTCAGCCTCTGTTGGCAGCCTTGTTTGATTGTCCTTTGCATAAAAATTTGCTCCAAACCAGGAAACATGAATTACGGGGTAAGAACTTTTTCCTGGAATAGGCTGAAAGGGTGCGTCTTGATTTTTTGAGAAGGTTATTTGGCTTGTAGGCTCGCTTTCAAGGGTTTTGAAAAGCAATTTCGCTTCTTTGTCAAAGATTAAACCATTTTCAATGGTAATGGCATTTTCTTTAAAAGCCTTATTCAAAAAAGCGGCGTACTCGCCGTTTGTAACTTCAAAGACGTTAATCAAAAATGAGTCCACTTCGACAAGTGTCGGCGGCCAAGTATTGCCTTTATTATCGTTAAAGGTGTCTCCAAGCTGAAAAGTTCCCCCTTGAACCTCAACAAATTTGGGGGAGTTTATAGCAATGGCTTCTTGGGCAGCCGGAAGCTCTTTTTTCGCTTCCTGGCGTTTGGACAATCTATTTATAGCTTCTTCACCATATTCTCCGCGGATTTCTTCGGTGGAATTTGCCCTAATGGACACCTCTTTAATAGAAGGCGATTCTTTAGGGTTTGAGCCTTCAAGCGGCAAAAATAAAACCCTCCAGTTACCCTCAGGCAAGAAAATCGTTTTAATTCCATTGTTGACCCATTCTTCACGCGACCCTTGACCGCTTTTCAAAGGATCGAGATGAACCTTAAAGCTCGGCGCATTAGAGGATAAGGTCAGTTTTCCGGCAAGCTCGTATTCCTTATGTATATTTTCTTCTTGTGTCCTAAAGCGAGAGAGGGAAAAACGTTCGGGATTCGGAGGAATATAGGCATTTTTGTCATTGGATGAAAATGTAAGGAGGTAGTTGCCAGGCAAGAGCTCTTGGAATTGGAATGAGGCCCCTTTTCCGAAAAAAGTTTTGCCGGAATCCTCATTTTTTAAGGCATATTCCGCATCATTTATATTTGTGGATACATTGACTTGATGAGCCCCTTTAAGGACCGGCCTAAGTGTCGGGTTGTTATTCGCCTGAAGCTCCACTTGAATTGGGGGAATGGGTTTAATATAAGGAGGCGCTCGAAAATTTACAGTATAAGACCCAAGAGGGAGCGCCGGGCTTACATAGTGAACCAAACCATCTTTTGGTGTAATGTGTTGGATGGTTGGGGATTTTGTTTCATTGCCTTCAATAAAAAGAGTCACCCCATCCCCTTTAGGTATTTCTAATTCTACTGAAATAGTCCCCAAAATTTTCCTGTAAATAAGATCAAAAGTAGAGGTATCTCCTCCTTGAAGGTTAATAGGGTTTTTAGGAAATACTTTTAGCTCATAAGTTGGGAAATCCTGAGCCCTTATTATAAACCCCGGCCCGCTTGGAACCTGAATGTCTGTTACGCTTCCCTGCCCTGAATAAATTCTTTGGCCTTCTTGAAAAATGGTCCAGCGAGCTTCTTCTAAATTGCTTCTCACATTCAGAAAAGAGGGCTCTTGATAAAAAGCATCTCTAAAAGGGTAGTAGTAAATGGTATTTTCCTGGCGTCCCGGAATAAAAATTTGAGCGATTTCTTTATTTTCATTCTCTTTTTCTGTCGGATTGTTTTCAGTGAATGCCATCTCCCGTTGTTTGATTTCTTGTTCTATTTTAACAATCCCGTTTGGAGGAAGTGAAAGAGTTCTTTTGGGGACTTCTTCAAAAAAATGATCTGAATTCGGGTAGAGAAATTCCAGATGATAGCGGCCAGGAGGGAGGTTTTCAATTAATACGATTCTTTTTCCCTTTTCGGGATCATCGACAAAGCTTTGGTTTCTTGGAAATAGTTTTCTTTCGTAGAGTTCATTGACAAGCCAAAAGCGAACCCGATCTATTCTTGATCCCTCTTTTCCGGTGCCATAAGAGACGACAACTGTCCCGCCTCTATTTTCATCGACGGTATTAAAACTTTCCGAAAAAAGCGGTGATATTAATAGAAGCCAATAAACAAGGTGTTTTAGAAAGTTGCCCAAGAACATCTGAAATTCCGAAAAAAAAGTGTAAGATCTTTTTATAGCAAATCTTATAAATAAGATTACAAATTCATTTTCGTTTTGGGATAATTTTTTTTTAAATAGGGAGTTTTCTAAGCTTTTAAACCTCTGATTGAGAAGAAATCTACGGATGGTTTTGTCTTGCGCTTAAGATGCTTTCAACTAAGCTTTAGCAATCTAACTTACGTTAAGCTCCATTAACCTGCAGGCGAGATTTGGAAGTCTAAGGTTAACGCTTTGCAATGAAAATTGAATAGAGTTTCGAAAGAAGTCTAATATTTAAAAATTATCTTGTGACTTCATCAAAGATAACCCCGTCAGAGTTAATGCCTTTGTAGTTTCTTACACATCCTTTCAAGGTCACTAAGAAAAAATGTCTTTCGGGAAGGGATTTTGCAATCCACCAACGAGGCTCTTTTGTTTTGGGAAGCCTCGGTTTTTTTACTCCCCAAGCACCATCTCCAAGATAAATGACGCCTTTATTTTGATCGATTTGGCCTTCATAAATCGGATGAGATCTTTTATAGCCATGGTCATGGTGTTCAAAAGCTGCATTTAGATGGTATTTTTCAAAGAGAGGAACCCAATTCGCTCTAATTTCCTTACTGACCTTATATTCGAATTTTCGAATAGAGGGCCATGCCGGAACGTGGTAAACGGCAAATTTATGGGGGACGCAAATTCGATCTTTTAAGGATTGCTCAAGCCATTCGGTTTGTTCGCCTGAGATATCAAAGGTGTGGCCTGAATCCAGAATGATTAAGCTTAAATAATTGCCGAAATCAAGGGTATAATTTGTTGATCCATTGGGTGTGGCAAAAAAGGCATAGTAAAAAACAGCCTCAGCTTTTGATTGACCATATCGACCGATGACCTCGTGGTTTCCAATGGCTGTAACCATAGGAATAAGGTACCCTTCTTTTGTGATCATCGTTTCTTTCCAGGCTTTTAAGAAATCGACCCATTTTTCGAATTCTTCCTTGAAATGACCGACTTTTGGGGCAGAATAAGCCAAATCTCCGCCTAAAATAGCAAAAGATGGGGAGTTTGAAGCGGCCGCTCTTTGAGTTTCTCTTACAACTTCGATATCGTCATGGTACATATCCCCCCCGACGACAAACTTTATCGGAGTTGCAAGCGAGTTCGGGAGGGTTTTAAAAAGGTAGGTCTCTTTATCATCGATGGTGAACTCATAAACCGTATTGGGTGTAAGCCCTTTAATTTCAACATAATGAATAACATACGGAAGATCGTAGGGCATCTTTATTTCTTGAACAAGAGCCCCTTTCCAAATAAGTTTATTGACTTCCCTATATTCTAGATGGCTATTTCTATCTTCTTTTTTTGTAAGCCATTTGATGTTCATAGTCGTTGATGGATCTTTATGCCAGGAAAGCCAAAGCCCTATCGGGGTGTCGCTTTCGTTTGCAAACGAAAAAGCATTACCCCAAAAGAAAGAGAGACTTACTAAAAAAATTACCAATTTTGACTTGAACATCATGAAATTAGAGCCTCTTTACCTTGCCTTTTCTTCTTTTAGTATTTTAAGAGAGAGACTTTCCAGTAAATGAGTCGTGTTTTCAATAAAAGAGTTAAATTGTTTAGGCGGCATCTCTTTTTGTGAAACAAGTGAAAGCTCAAAAATTTGTTTAGCAATTGCTTTAGCGAGCTCCGGCTCTTTTTCGCTTAATTGATCAACCGTCAGAACAAGCGGGTTATTAGTGTTAATAACAAAGGTTCGCTTTTGCATCAAAGAATCAATTTTATCCTCAAAAGCGCCATTATTAAAGGTGGCCATATAGTCTCTAAGACGTCTTTCTTCCTCACTCATCACAAGAAAGCCCGGGAGTTTGTCGCCCGCTAAACTTGTGGCTACCACTTCTAATTTATCGTCTTCTCCTAAAAGATTTTTAAATAGGGAAGAGAGCTTTGTCGATTGGGAGACACCGCTTTCGTCTAGAATCGATTTTTCACGGGAGCGATCGATTAAATCTTCATGGATCAAGGCGTCGACTCTTTCAAACTTAACCCCTGAATTTTTTCGCTCTAGCGTTTGCATTAAGGGTAAATCAAGGGGGCTTGATGAAATTAGGACTTCGATGCCTTTTTCACGATATAAATCGACAAGATGCGAAGAGGCTTCTTCGCCGCGTAAATAGAAGACTTTATTTTTATAAGTTTCTTTATATCTGGATAGATAATCATCAAAGGTTATCCACTCGTTTTTAAGGGTTTTAAAAATTAAAGCCTCTTTAACTCTATCATAAAATTTATCGTCTTCC from Criblamydia sequanensis CRIB-18 includes these protein-coding regions:
- a CDS encoding formylglycine-generating enzyme family protein; the protein is MFLGNFLKHLVYWLLLISPLFSESFNTVDENRGGTVVVSYGTGKEGSRIDRVRFWLVNELYERKLFPRNQSFVDDPEKGKRIVLIENLPPGRYHLEFLYPNSDHFFEEVPKRTLSLPPNGIVKIEQEIKQREMAFTENNPTEKENENKEIAQIFIPGRQENTIYYYPFRDAFYQEPSFLNVRSNLEEARWTIFQEGQRIYSGQGSVTDIQVPSGPGFIIRAQDFPTYELKVFPKNPINLQGGDTSTFDLIYRKILGTISVELEIPKGDGVTLFIEGNETKSPTIQHITPKDGLVHYVSPALPLGSYTVNFRAPPYIKPIPPIQVELQANNNPTLRPVLKGAHQVNVSTNINDAEYALKNEDSGKTFFGKGASFQFQELLPGNYLLTFSSNDKNAYIPPNPERFSLSRFRTQEENIHKEYELAGKLTLSSNAPSFKVHLDPLKSGQGSREEWVNNGIKTIFLPEGNWRVLFLPLEGSNPKESPSIKEVSIRANSTEEIRGEYGEEAINRLSKRQEAKKELPAAQEAIAINSPKFVEVQGGTFQLGDTFNDNKGNTWPPTLVEVDSFLINVFEVTNGEYAAFLNKAFKENAITIENGLIFDKEAKLLFKTLESEPTSQITFSKNQDAPFQPIPGKSSYPVIHVSWFGANFYAKDNQTRLPTEAEWEKAASVTYNQDFVVKYRFGFEKNNIDRSLGNYNYSNTPFKNESSVLTTPVGFYNGLNLLPLNPNDLEQVKTTLAKSPSGAYDMSGNVWEWTADWYSENPPKEGEINPKGKAKGMYKVAKGGCYASFQDGVRVAERMPLFPEYTDQFTGFRVAKSSNQE
- a CDS encoding purple acid phosphatase family protein, whose product is MMFKSKLVIFLVSLSFFWGNAFSFANESDTPIGLWLSWHKDPSTTMNIKWLTKKEDRNSHLEYREVNKLIWKGALVQEIKMPYDLPYVIHYVEIKGLTPNTVYEFTIDDKETYLFKTLPNSLATPIKFVVGGDMYHDDIEVVRETQRAAASNSPSFAILGGDLAYSAPKVGHFKEEFEKWVDFLKAWKETMITKEGYLIPMVTAIGNHEVIGRYGQSKAEAVFYYAFFATPNGSTNYTLDFGNYLSLIILDSGHTFDISGEQTEWLEQSLKDRICVPHKFAVYHVPAWPSIRKFEYKVSKEIRANWVPLFEKYHLNAAFEHHDHGYKRSHPIYEGQIDQNKGVIYLGDGAWGVKKPRLPKTKEPRWWIAKSLPERHFFLVTLKGCVRNYKGINSDGVIFDEVTR